In Leisingera sp. S132, a single genomic region encodes these proteins:
- a CDS encoding PAAR domain-containing protein: MQPVARIGDTHACPRCRSCRIVSGGSATVDGRPVARVGDKTSCGAVIVAGSSMSKDGGRPIAYTGSPTSVGGTITTGSPNHKVMP, encoded by the coding sequence ATGCAACCGGTAGCCCGGATCGGCGACACCCACGCCTGCCCCAGATGCCGCAGCTGCCGGATCGTCAGCGGCGGCAGCGCCACCGTTGACGGCCGCCCGGTCGCGCGCGTGGGCGACAAGACCAGCTGCGGCGCGGTGATCGTGGCCGGGTCGTCCATGTCAAAAGACGGCGGCCGCCCCATCGCCTATACCGGCTCCCCAACCTCCGTCGGCGGCACCATCACCACAGGATCGCCAAACCACAAGGTCATGCCGTGA
- a CDS encoding lysine N(6)-hydroxylase/L-ornithine N(5)-oxygenase family protein encodes MSEDSPHIYRFIGIGFGPSNIALAIALEEAGELDNVLFLEKAAAPDWQGEFLIDGSDIQHNPLRDFVTPRNPAFPYGFLSYLKAKGRLFEFLNLEAPYPPRTEYARFTVWAARQFDRAVRYSAAVRSLEYTEAGGLPAVRVGLESGEVFLARSVSFAPGRSISIPQPFAAHMGGRMVHAAQYRSAVARWQEEGTVRRIAVIGASQSAVEMLLDLPGHFPQAQITGICRSFGYKQKDLSPFTERVYEPEFVDRFYDAPEDVQNSMRRELWRSNYGAADHDVINALQFRMYEQRVTGRAQIVLLDNKTTQEIAPQGGAGGFELTLLDRMDRSETRAEFDAVILATGFLNHGSAPEGEPFHPLLAGIAAEARFRADGAIAQARDYRLLIKPGLTRAPVFLNGVSETSHGFGDAGSFSLLSVRSAELARSIAAVPVRPQNNSSGAGQDTPARTVQPA; translated from the coding sequence GTGAGTGAAGACAGCCCGCATATCTACCGGTTCATCGGCATCGGTTTCGGCCCCTCCAACATCGCGCTGGCAATTGCGCTCGAGGAAGCAGGGGAACTGGACAATGTGCTGTTTCTGGAAAAAGCGGCAGCGCCGGACTGGCAGGGTGAATTCCTGATCGATGGCAGCGACATCCAGCACAATCCGCTGCGCGATTTTGTGACCCCGCGCAACCCGGCTTTCCCCTATGGGTTTCTCAGCTATCTGAAGGCAAAGGGCCGCCTGTTCGAATTTCTCAACCTCGAAGCGCCCTATCCGCCGCGCACCGAATACGCCCGCTTTACCGTATGGGCGGCGCGTCAGTTCGACCGCGCAGTGCGCTACAGCGCCGCGGTGCGCAGCCTGGAATATACCGAAGCCGGGGGGCTTCCTGCGGTGCGGGTCGGGCTGGAAAGCGGGGAGGTCTTCCTTGCCCGCAGCGTGAGCTTTGCGCCGGGCCGGTCAATCAGCATCCCCCAGCCCTTTGCCGCGCATATGGGCGGGCGCATGGTGCATGCGGCGCAATACCGCTCCGCCGTGGCCCGCTGGCAGGAGGAGGGCACTGTCCGGCGCATCGCCGTGATCGGTGCCAGCCAAAGCGCGGTGGAAATGCTGCTGGACCTGCCGGGCCATTTCCCGCAGGCGCAGATCACTGGCATCTGCCGGTCCTTCGGTTACAAGCAGAAGGACCTCAGCCCGTTCACCGAACGGGTGTATGAGCCTGAGTTCGTCGACCGTTTCTACGACGCGCCGGAGGACGTGCAGAACAGCATGCGGCGGGAGCTGTGGCGCAGCAACTATGGCGCCGCTGACCATGACGTGATCAATGCGCTGCAGTTCCGCATGTACGAGCAGCGGGTCACCGGGCGGGCACAGATCGTGCTGCTGGACAACAAGACCACGCAGGAGATCGCACCGCAGGGCGGGGCAGGGGGCTTTGAGCTGACGCTGCTGGACCGGATGGATCGCAGCGAAACCCGGGCGGAATTTGATGCGGTCATTCTGGCGACAGGCTTCCTGAACCACGGCAGCGCGCCTGAGGGCGAGCCCTTTCACCCGCTGCTTGCCGGCATTGCGGCAGAGGCCCGGTTCCGTGCGGACGGCGCCATCGCCCAGGCGCGGGACTACCGGCTGCTGATCAAGCCGGGCCTGACGCGGGCCCCGGTATTTCTGAACGGCGTTTCGGAAACCAGCCACGGCTTTGGCGATGCCGGTTCCTTCAGCCTTCTTTCGGTCCGCTCGGCAGAGCTGGCCCGGTCGATTGCCGCGGTGCCGGTCCGGCCGCAGAACAACTCCTCCGGCGCAGGGCAGGACACCCCTGCGCGGACAGTCCAACCCGCATGA
- a CDS encoding bacteriophage T4 gp5 trimerisation domain-containing protein codes for MFKTDTHKGSGFNELTFEDERDQEKIYMHGQKDQEIVIENDRSKTIGRDENNAIGRDRTQSVGQDETLSVGRDQRETVGQDVLYKVGRNQQEEYGKDHVHVVGNIHKQDIYADHLVQIGRNHEETVFGKSTLNVTEAITNNTRSHTLMAFETFTIKGPGGKITIDAGGITLEAASINLKGAVSMGGSGGAQVPTLQNAARDGLPLVEECVQQKD; via the coding sequence GTGTTCAAGACGGATACCCACAAGGGCAGCGGCTTCAACGAGCTGACCTTCGAGGACGAGCGGGATCAGGAAAAGATCTATATGCACGGCCAGAAGGACCAGGAGATTGTCATCGAGAATGACCGCTCCAAGACCATCGGCCGCGATGAGAACAATGCCATCGGGCGTGACCGGACCCAAAGCGTCGGCCAGGACGAAACCCTGTCGGTGGGCCGCGACCAGCGCGAAACCGTGGGCCAGGACGTACTCTACAAGGTCGGCCGCAACCAGCAGGAGGAATACGGCAAGGACCATGTGCATGTGGTGGGCAATATCCACAAGCAGGACATCTATGCCGACCATCTGGTGCAGATCGGCCGCAACCACGAGGAAACGGTGTTCGGGAAATCCACCCTCAACGTGACCGAAGCGATCACCAACAACACCCGCAGCCATACGCTGATGGCTTTTGAGACGTTCACCATCAAGGGCCCGGGCGGCAAGATCACCATCGATGCGGGCGGGATCACGCTGGAGGCTGCCAGCATCAATCTGAAAGGCGCGGTCAGCATGGGCGGCAGCGGCGGCGCCCAGGTGCCCACGCTGCAGAACGCCGCCCGCGACGGCCTGCCGCTGGTCGAAGAATGCGTTCAGCAGAAGGATTGA
- a CDS encoding ketoacyl-ACP synthase III family protein, translating to MTADVYVSGVSAWLPDTACTVEEAVSQGRYDADRAATDGFTSVCIEEHLSPPEMALRAVRPLLRPEDASAINSLYLCSIHRHGHKLLWPPASYLHPVLELDSRTRVMSLNQGCNGGFTAVSLAYDLIRAGLPGDQLVVGADRFSGSAFDRFNSDLGTLYGDAAFALRLSAAPGAYRIACLELESEPALEPMYRAVRPEPEGPGDHDVKSAKKACLEAHGREGFNALFIPALQRLRRRLLETADLETRPADYVIYPNAGAGLSARLYAGAFADLARQDMWGLGRSIGHTGTADQLIGLWELGRRQVLRKHDRVLMIGAGNGLGLAAMLLEKT from the coding sequence ATGACAGCGGATGTCTATGTCTCCGGCGTGAGCGCCTGGCTGCCGGACACCGCTTGCACGGTGGAGGAGGCCGTTTCGCAAGGCCGTTATGACGCAGACCGGGCGGCAACGGATGGTTTCACCTCGGTCTGCATCGAAGAGCATCTGAGCCCGCCGGAAATGGCATTGAGGGCGGTGCGGCCGCTGCTGCGCCCCGAGGACGCAAGCGCCATCAATTCACTGTATCTTTGCAGCATCCACCGGCATGGCCACAAGCTGCTGTGGCCGCCGGCAAGCTATCTGCACCCGGTGCTGGAGCTGGACAGCCGCACCCGTGTCATGTCGCTGAACCAGGGGTGCAATGGCGGCTTCACCGCGGTTTCCCTGGCCTATGACCTGATCCGTGCCGGGCTGCCGGGCGATCAGCTGGTTGTTGGCGCGGACCGGTTTTCGGGTTCAGCGTTTGACCGGTTCAACTCGGATTTGGGGACGCTCTACGGCGATGCGGCGTTTGCGCTGCGGCTGAGTGCGGCCCCCGGCGCCTACCGCATTGCCTGCCTTGAGCTGGAGTCGGAACCTGCGCTTGAACCGATGTACCGGGCCGTCAGGCCAGAGCCGGAAGGGCCCGGCGATCACGATGTCAAGTCTGCCAAGAAGGCGTGTCTGGAGGCGCATGGCCGGGAAGGGTTCAACGCGCTGTTCATCCCGGCATTGCAGCGTTTGCGCCGCAGGCTGCTGGAAACCGCAGATCTTGAAACGCGCCCGGCAGACTATGTCATCTACCCCAATGCCGGAGCCGGGTTGAGTGCCCGGCTGTATGCGGGCGCCTTTGCGGATCTGGCGCGGCAGGACATGTGGGGCCTCGGACGAAGCATTGGGCATACGGGAACGGCTGACCAGCTTATCGGCCTGTGGGAGCTTGGCCGGAGGCAAGTGCTTCGCAAGCATGACCGGGTGCTGATGATTGGCGCCGGAAACGGTCTTGGCCTTGCAGCCATGCTGTTGGAAAAGACCTAG
- a CDS encoding cupin domain-containing protein, producing the protein MFELKDRDTFDIETRVRRGKSAVTTREYNADMRRLLPWPGRVDSKRPLTEFGAILVTIRPQENVDAHRHDDEECFIVTAGRADLEIEGQTTQLSSGDVAYIPRFWIHHLRNSNAEPFVFVDIYWSDKSRSFEAYRDAEFEDAL; encoded by the coding sequence ATGTTTGAACTGAAAGACAGAGACACCTTTGACATTGAAACCCGGGTGCGCCGCGGCAAAAGCGCGGTGACAACGCGCGAGTACAACGCCGACATGCGGCGGCTGCTGCCCTGGCCGGGGCGCGTCGACAGCAAGCGCCCGCTGACGGAGTTCGGCGCCATTCTGGTGACCATCCGACCGCAGGAGAACGTCGATGCCCACCGCCACGACGACGAGGAATGCTTCATCGTGACCGCGGGCCGGGCGGACTTGGAGATCGAAGGCCAGACAACGCAGCTGTCCAGTGGCGACGTGGCCTATATCCCCCGCTTCTGGATACATCATCTGCGCAATTCGAACGCTGAACCATTTGTTTTTGTTGATATTTACTGGAGTGACAAGAGCCGCAGCTTTGAAGCCTATCGTGACGCCGAATTTGAGGACGCCCTGTGA